One stretch of Passer domesticus isolate bPasDom1 chromosome 2, bPasDom1.hap1, whole genome shotgun sequence DNA includes these proteins:
- the FAM124A gene encoding protein FAM124A has translation MEKQPGGEEECADSGAETGGSEYSRMSSTSSELSVEGIQDPFLVSVHIITDPGESKTLQQAIDKLLAWIHPDLQLFRVSERRVPRKRRKPLKAAVAQPALAVILFLQEEYGEEPILQLHETFQRPPWHYHHTELMHGKFLPYLPCSQDFYTLAPETPLWAIRPVHYGKEMIRFTIYCRNENFVDILKLYELILKRPVCQKKADFCVFPVYSNMEIDIQFSLKKLPKGQVPVRTESAVLEFRVKDVGQLVPLLPNPCSPISEGRWQTEDHDGNRILLQQAHSWCRKSAKQNKQPYPSVSTDSHFTTLPAFLPQSHRSVSEQPQEMGQKKEHHTNGLGHYLGFSQQDLRHSDLGDFTRRSRNASSISWSFQRSKSLFCLPTVNSSSASETFHFSEPFQFLNTGSPATRLKTWKCSPKLNINDLEDAQETDVDTGMKLSFSDLSVVSAYSALNGFCSELEDSLPSQKQTLSRAKQAATSGRPLSAMCNTFESADGSLPSLSEWSSSSFTSASLSEQHKQPLRAAPYSLDDRVCLASPVNEEEFYI, from the exons GTCTGAGTACAGCCGTATGTCCTCTACCAGCA gtGAACTTTCTGTGGAAGGCATACAAGACCCATTCCTTGTTAGTGTACATATTATCACAGACCCAGGTGAATCCAAGACTCTTCAGCAGGCCATTGATAAGCTTCTAGCCTGGATCCATCCCGACCTCCAGCTGTTTCGGGTCTCAGAAAGACGAGTGCCCCGGAAGCGCAGGAAGCCGCTCAAGGCTGCTGTTGCTCAGCCAGCCCTTGCTGTCATTCTCTTCCTGCAGGAGGAGTACGGAGAAGAACCCATCTTGCAGCTCCATGAAACTTTTCAGCGGCCACCTTGGCATTACCACCACACAGAGCTAATGCATGGGAAGTTCCTCCCTTACCTGCCATGCAGCCAAGACTTTTACACTTTGGCTCCAGAGACTCCTCTGTGGGCCATTCGCCCAGTGCACTACGGGAAAGAAATGATCCGCTTCACCATATACTGCAGGAATGAGAATTTCGTGGACATTTTGAAATTGTATGAGTTAATACTGAAAAGACCAGTGTGTCAGAAAAAAGCAGACTTTTGTGTTTTTCCTGTCTATTCTAACATGGAAATAGACattcagttttctttaaaaaaactcCCAAAGGGACAAGTTCCAGTGAGAACAGAGTCAGCCGTGCTGGAGTTCAGAGTGAAAGATGTGGGGCAGCTTGTGCCTCTCTTGCCCAACCCTTGCAGCCCCATCAGCGAAGGCAGGTGGCAGACAGAAGACCATGATGGAAATAGGATCCTTTTGCAG CAAGCACACAGTTGGTGTAGGAAGTCTGCAAAGCAGAACAAGCAACCATATCCATCTGTGTCAACAGATTCCCACTTCACCACTCTGCCAGCCTTCCTTCCTCAGAGCCACCGATCTGTCTCTGAGCAGCCACAAGAAATGGGTCAAAAAAAGGAACATCACACTAATGGCCTTGGTCATTATCTTGGTTTCTCCCAGCAGGACTTGAGACATAGTGATCTAGGAGACTTCACACGCAGATCCAGGAATGCCTCCAGCATTTCTTGGTCATTTCAACGAAGCAAGTCTCTGTTCTGCTTGCCCACAGTGAACTCCTCTTCAGCATCAGAGACATTTCATTTCAGTGAaccatttcagtttttaaatacTGGGTCACCTGCAACCAGGTTAAAAACATGGAAATGCAGTCCCAAGCTTAACATTAATGACTTAGAGGATGCCCAAGAGACTGATGTGGACACAGGGATGAAGCTGTCCTTCTCAGACCTGTCTGTGGTTTCTGCATACTCTGCCCTCAATGGATTTTGCAGTGAGTTGGAAGACTCTCTTCCatcacagaaacaaactctCAGTAGGGCTAAACAGGCAGCCACCAGTGGAAGGCCTTTATCAGCCATGTGCAATACTTTTGAGTCAGCTGATGGTTCACTGCCTTCTCTTTCAGAATGGTCTTCCAGCTCTTTCACATCAGCATCTCTCTCTGAGCAACACAAGCAGCCCTTGAGAGCAGCTCCCTATTCTCTGGATGATCGTGTTTGCCTGGCTTCACCAGTTAATGAGGAAGAATTTTACATCTGA